The stretch of DNA CCTATCTGAATCATGAAGCCCAAAATGTTTCATAAGATCCCCTCATTTGTGCTAACCTGGAGTATTAACTGGCTGGATTCCAAAAGCTTTTGAATGAAGTgattaaaattcagaatttatttaCCATAACATTGGTTCATTCAACAAATCCTTACTGAGCAGCTACGGATGTCACAGTGAAGGAGCCACAGCCGCTCTCTAGAACATGACAGACTTTCAGGTTGGCCCTTAGGAAGCATTAATTTATTCTATGGTGTGGTAGCAATACTGACAGGCCTCGCCTTGCTTGGCATGAGAAGTGAGGTGGTAATGTTGAAACAGGTTATATGCTTTGGCATCTTCCCATCTCCCCAGACTAGGATCAGCAGAAACCTAAGTAATACCTTTACCACCAGACCCTCTAAGGCCCACTTCCAAATTGTTCCTTTCCCTTTCAGCCAACTTCCAAAACCTCAGGACTGACTCCCACGATTCACCTTGAGACGATTTCACCTACTTTGTGAAAGGGAACCTGCAATAACCCAAAGGAATCACTGAGGTTCTCATCAAACTCTCAAGGCTGTCACATATGGTTGTGCAGGTTGTGGACTACACAAAGCTCCCTGGCCACTAAAGGacagggggaaggaaggaatagCTGGGATTTCAGCAGGAAACAGAGTGCATTGACATGCTGGGTTCATTCTCAGCCTCTGAACCCATGGGGTCTCAAAACAGAGTGGCTGCAACAAGATGACCTGAGGGATCACTCTGAAAGTGGGACCACTGTTTGTGTTCTTGATTATCTTAAAGCCTGGGACTGCTTGCTTCCATTGGGAACCTGCCTCTCATGAAGGAGCTTTATCATTTAACTATGACCTCTGATTTATTCAACATCTGTATGTGGGCAGTACTTGGCAGGCATTTTATTCTTACAACGAGATTGCTGGAGGTTTAtgatattcccattttacaaatgaggaatctGAGATCAGAGAAAGTGGCTTTCTAATGCCCCAAGGCTAGTAAGTGATGGCCTGGGATTGTATATGAAGGTTAAATCATGGAGTCAGAGATTTAATGGAGAGTCTCAGGTCAAGAGCAATTTCAGGAAGCAAGGGCTGTCCAGGAAAAGCGAGCATGGCTGTGGGCTACAAGGACCAAAAGACGCTATTTCAGTTTTGAAGGTAGAGGTCCACGGAGATGCACTCAGGACCCTTTCCCTGCTCCGCCTGAGGAACAGGCTGTAACCTCACCTACAATGTGGAAAGAATGAGGAGCTCCTTCAACAACTGACCTGCAGGTGTGCCCCTCTGCTGGGGAGTCAAGAGCTAAGCTGACTTCACGCTCCAGCAGGGCTCGCTTTCCACACACTTTAGTGCGTGTGTGGTGGTGGCGGGGCTTTAGTAATAataatggggtggggggtggttaaaAAAAACCTTGGGGGCCAGGGCATATTTTCTACCTCAAATGTACTCTTGGCTCAACCAGTTTTGAAACAGCGCCTCCTCTCCCCTGATCACTGATGGCCAGTTCTGGCACCAGCCAAGATCAGTCTCCTACTGTCAATACCGActcttcctgtttctttcagGGAGTACGATGGAAGGTCTGATCTTCACGTCGGAATAACTAACACAAATGGTGAGTGCCCTGCTCAAGGCAGGAGAAACTGACAGGTGAACAGAAACCCAGGACTGGGTGTTTGGACTCAGATTTACCCACATGAGCCATCAAATGTATGACCCATTGTCTCAGCAGAAAGTCAGTGCTGATTTAAGGAAACCAGAGAGAACCTCTGATACATAGAAAACTTCAACAAGAATATggagatgaggggcgcctgggtggctcagtgggttaagccgctgccttcggctcaggtcataatctcagagtcctgggattgagtcccgcatcgggctctctgctcagcaggaagcctgcttccctctctctgcctgcctctctgtctacttgtgatttctctctgtcaagtaaataaataaaatctttaaaaaaaaaaaaaaaagaaaaaagaatatggagaTGATTATCCTGGCCCTATGATTGTCTCCATTTGCTGTGGCAACTTtgtggaaggaggagagggggtggagaaagaacTGGGTTTCCCTGAAAGAAATGAGGTGCTgagggcaggagaggcagaggctcCAACAGCCCCAATGCTCCCTGGCTCTAGGGAAGGCTCCAGCTCTGTTCGGGGGGGTGGTTGCCTCCCCAGCTTgaccttgggggtggggaggcagattCTAGAGCCTCTCATGGTCTCCTGCTCTCTGACAGCCATGAGAAAGTACAATCTGGCTAACCTCTTTGTAAAGTGACCACGGTGGCTGTGACCGTCTTCCAACCACCCCTCACAGAGGCGTGTGTTCCCTTAAGCCCCCGCGTGACCCTATTTCCTGTTGCAGGAGTAGTGTATAACTATACCACACACGGCGTCCGGCGAGATGAAGCAGGGTGGGAGGAGAGTGTAAGCATCCCGCTACTGCAGCCTGGCATGTATGGACTGATGGACCAGTGGGACAAATACCTGGAAGACTTCTCCAGCACAGGGGCCTGGCTGCCCCAGAGGTACGGTCCCCTGGAGATTCCCCATGCAGGTGTGACCCCAGCGCAGAGGACTCATAAGCTGTTTGGTTCATATTGAGCCTGTACGGAGATAGTAGTGCCTGTAacaaagcataagcaggggtCGAATGACCTTGGATTTCCTGCAGAGGTGAGCCAGCCTACCTTTACATAACAGAATCACTGTATCTTAAGAACCGAAAGGACTACAACACAGTACTCCCATTATTTGATTAGAATTTTTACATACTTAACATTTAGTATGTACAGCAAAAGCCACATTATAgtcccttaaaaatttttttaaatgtttaaaacgTAAAAAATACCTAGCAGCCCTTTTTTTGATTTAGCAATTTGAAATTTCTCAATTTCTTGCTCCCTCAATACTTTAGGTATATATCATACTTGTGGACCTAATTGGTTTGAAGCTTCCCTTAAAATAAGTGTAGATGCTGAGATACCCTAAAACTTAGAAATGGAACTCTATTTCTAAAATGTCAGTTCCCCAAGTTCCTGTGCAACTCAAGTCAGCACTTGGACCATCTAGGCGCATCCATGCCTATCTTGCTGAAGTTGCAAGCAGAAATAGCCCAAGCGGCCAAGCATCGTTCAGATCTACACTCTGGGAGCTCAGTCGTCCAGGGGACCAGCAGACCCAGTGTGCGGAGGGCCCAATTTCAATCCTGCAAGTCCCTTGGCGGCTTCACAGCCTGTGTCTGAGCCACTTTGAAACCTCAGCCTTCTCTTCTCACTGTCCTTGTTTTCTAAGGTATGAAGAAGACCGTCACAACTGCTACAGTTACACCCTCACATTCATTAACTGTATTCTGACCACAGAAGGCAAGGAGCAACTGGGCAAAGAAGAGTTCACAGAGAAGTATGTGGTCCCAAGGACAAGGAAGGCTTCCAAGTACATCACACTCTACCGGGCGATAGAGGAGCATGGCTTCTATGTGACCGACCATCCTGATGAGGAGACAAGTCCTCCGGAGGGGAGCGGCTCGTGCTGAGTGTGCTAAGAGCAGAGGGACAGCACAGTTAGACGGTTTGAGGGATTTCTACATGTGTTCAACTGTGGTTAATAACAAGGTGTTATGGCTTTCTTTGTAGCACATTTCTACTTACTGCATTGTGTTTATGAGATTAATAAAAATTGCTATGTTTtgctaaagttttaaaaattgtatgcaatacaagtaaatttttttaaaaaaaatttatttgacagagagagacacagggagagagggaacacaagcagggggagtgggagggggagaagcagacttcctactgagcagggagctcgatgcgggactcgatcccaggactctagggtcacgacctgagccaaaggcagacacctaactgactgagccccccaggcacccctcattacaAGTAAATTATTCTCATAATTGTTCTATATTTAAACTGAGGTTCCATGTTACAGCATAAAGTGGCAGCATCTTTTATTCACAGGACaacaaaagctatttttttaattaaagctgAACAAATTCATTTTTCCATGTGAACCCAGAAAGTGGGGATTTGTAGAAAGGTGAGTGAGACacaaatttatgaaataaattctCCCGTTTTTATTCAAAAAGTGCATGATAACCTTTTGACAGTAAtagtgaaagaaagagagcaggaaaaCAAGCAAGTAAGGGTTTCTGAATCTAAGTTAGGAAATGGGCTCCACTTCTCaatgagtgttttttttaaagattttattcatttatttgacagagagagattacaagtaggcagagaggcaggcagagagagagaggaggaagcaggctccctgctgagcagagagcccgatgcgggactcgatcccaggaccctgagatcatgacctgagccgaaggcagtggcttaacccactgagccacccaggcgcccctctcaatgAGTCTTTATGAGACTATATGCAAAGTGGATGGCAACTCACTCAgtcagtctgtttctctctcatatTCCTTGACCTGACATGAGAAGATTGGGGTGTTGAGCTGACCAAGGCAAGTACATCCCCTgtcttattttaaactttatttatttgaagtcatctctacaccaacatggggcttgaactcacaaccctgtgatcaagagttgcgtgtgcttctgactgagccagccaggtgcccctcctctgtcTACTTTACGTATGGaattcagggggcacctgtgtggctcggtttttaaacatctgtctttggctcagtcgtgatcctagagttctgggattgagccctgcatcaggctccctgctcagcaggaagcctgcttctccctcttccgcttccccagcttgtgttccatctcttactgtcaaataaataaatgaaatcttaaaaataagtaagtacagAATTCAGGAAGAACACAATGAAAGGTCAACTTCTTTCTTTAATACCTTCAGGGGGAAGAAGGGGATAACTGGGATGAGGAATTATAAAGAAGTGAGGTGATTTTTTAACAACCACATCAGAATTCATatacccggggcgcctgggtggctcagtgggttgaggcctctgccttcagctcggttcatgatcccagggtcctgggatcgagccccgcatcgggctctctgctcagcggggagcctgcttcctcctctctctgcctacttgtgacctctatctgtcaaatggataaataaataaatcttaaaaaaaaaaaaaaaaagaattcctaccCCCAAATGATTATTGAACTTTAAATAGCCAAGGAGAAAACATTTCATTGTTCCTCTCTGGAAACTGCTTCCAGAATTCAGTTTGTTTTTGACCAAATGTGATTTACCACCACAGCTAATCTCCCCAGCTACGGCACCAAATAAAGATGTCTACTTTCTAAAAACCAAATCCATCTTCACAGAACCAATAATTTACTCATAATAAAGATATTTAGAAAACTTGCTACAGATCTTTAAGGCCTGTTTCCAAAGAGGCATTGGGTAAAGTTTCAGCACTTGGTAActtcagtgggggaaaaaaggcttAGTACACTACTTCCATCTATAGGTTCAGgtacttttaagaaaaacaaaacctcccACCCAGAATATGATGCCACTTTAAACAGAATCATGCTTACTATTCTGTGGTGTTCAAGAAGTCACAAAGACTTCAACtgggtaaaaatgaaaaaagtgttGAGTTTGGGAAATATTCCAATTTGTCCCTATTCTCTTAGCACACTGTTTTAGGACTCTACTTCCCCGGTCTAGCGGTTTCCCAATTCTTGATAATCAGAGCAGCTGCACTTAATGGGTATCATTAAGGATTCCACACCTGAgtaaatttcttcctctttcttcccttttgatCCTTAAGACCATCTTGTGAGGTAGGTACTAACAATATGcctcttttacagatgaaaagggaaactgaagaaatgacttgcccaaagtcacatagtgGGAAAACCAGAGATCAGACCTAGGTATGACTGCAAAGGCACTTAACTCCCTGGGTCACCCGGCAATCTGAAAGCAGCCAGTGGTATCTGGGATTTGTGGCAACTGGGTCACAGATTTGCCAACATTAGAgaagataaaggagaaaataaagattttgctTTGACATTCAAatatggaaaggaaataaatgtcGCAAAACAATTCAGATAAAATAAGAATGGTTAATGCTAGAAATACCAAGTTCATGCTTTCTCTTACGCTTCACTTGATTTTCAAACAAAGCTTTCAGGGTCCCCAACGCCTGTTTTAGGGACTATTCTCCAACCTGGGGGTGACCATAGCAGTAGtcaccctatttcttttttcacttcagGAGGCCACAAATTCCCTCTCATACAAATCAGAGCCCGACCCTATAAGCTTTACCCCTAACAAAGGAAATTCAGCATTGAAATAACACCAATAGATGGCAATGTTGCTTAGTTTTGCAGAATTATTACCTGAGACTCCTTCCATTAAGTTTCTTTTATCATAACAGTTAAATGCTAACAGAAGTACAAGGCAATTCAGCATCGGCACCAACTCCGCTTCCCAGAGGAGTTCTCGCTGGCACTCCCAACAACGTGCCTCTGCATCTCAGCACCCTTGTCCTGTGCTGCCCTGGGGCACACACCTAGTCCCCACCAACGCCATGCAATGGCCGCAGTGGCCAATTGCTGGGCTCCTTTTCACAGCAATGTCGTAAAGTTGGCCTCAGTTGTTCCTCATCTGAAAGTCTAAATTGATCCACCCAAAGATTTGGCATCTTCCCAAAGCCTTTGGAGCATTGATGAA from Neovison vison isolate M4711 chromosome 6, ASM_NN_V1, whole genome shotgun sequence encodes:
- the MKRN2OS gene encoding MKRN2 opposite strand protein is translated as MQRAEAGKALIKFNHCKKYIYSFSVPQCCPLCQQVIGSRKLEEAPISISNPFTNGHQEKCSFLLRPTQGTFLREYDGRSDLHVGITNTNGVVYNYTTHGVRRDEAGWEESVSIPLLQPGMYGLMDQWDKYLEDFSSTGAWLPQRYEEDRHNCYSYTLTFINCILTTEGKEQLGKEEFTEKYVVPRTRKASKYITLYRAIEEHGFYVTDHPDEETSPPEGSGSC